In Brachypodium distachyon strain Bd21 chromosome 2, Brachypodium_distachyon_v3.0, whole genome shotgun sequence, one genomic interval encodes:
- the LOC100836751 gene encoding fasciclin-like arabinogalactan protein 4, whose amino-acid sequence MPLISTKRESQRAGSRTKILQFARTEPNPTPEVYSINKKSRFVSYGEEKKKSEDRTKKYSFRSWLVSPPHRISSSLSPHSLTPALAIALCSRRHGEMRGQIPPILLVVLAAAALLPPQPAAAVDVAAVLAPFPDLAGFARLLASSPVGRELAGRSSLTLLAVPDRDLPQSPSAFAAAAGADLADVLRYHVLLEYLAPADLRRLPASGKLVTTLFQTTGRASSDLGAVNITAGGSSLSSTLAVVRSPAPFPASNATVLGSITAVPYNLSVLSVSGLIVPSGFSLSASESRPAPAVNITRILSDARGFNVAASMLEASGVAEEFEDDERGAGITVFVPTDDAFASLPAGPGDRLQSLPAERKAVVLRYHVLHSYYPLGSLESIVNPLQPTLATEFSSQAGRFTLNITRANGSVAIDTGVVQATITRTVFDQNPVAVFAVSKVLLPKEMFTRSTADPADIVAAGVAAIAPPPPAAGSMPPESARTPPTKLSSPPGMRGGDGGGNGNLTALPSSAMGRRARIGWWCIALLCCF is encoded by the coding sequence ATGCCATTAATTTCCACAAAGCGCGAGTCACAACGCGCAGGAAGCAGAACAAAAATTTTGCAGTTCGCTCGCACTGAACCCAACCCAACCCCAGAGGTTTACTCCATAAACAAAAAATCGAGATTTGTATCCTAcggggaagaaaaaaaaaagagtgaggACAGAACGAAAAAATATTCATTCCGCTCGTGGCTCGTCTCACCACCTCACCGCATCTCGAGCTCTCTCTCACCCCACTCCCTCACTCCAGCACTAGCAATAGCGCTGTGCTcccggcggcacggcgagaTGCGGGGACAGATCCCTCCCATCCTCCTCGTGGTGCTGGCCGCAGCGGCGCTCCTCCCGCCGCAGCCGGCAGCCGCCGTGGAcgtggcggcggtgctggcgCCGTTCCCGGACCTCGCGGGCTTCGCGCGGCTGCTCGCGTCCAGCCCCGTGGGGCGGGAGCTGGCCGGGCGGTCCTCGCTGACGCTGCTGGCCGTGCCGGACCGCGACCTCCCGCAGTCGCCCTCGgcgttcgccgccgccgcgggcgccgacctcgccgacgTGCTCCGCTACCACGTCCTCCTCGAGTACCTCGCCCCCGCCGACCTTCGCCGCCTCCCTGCCTCCGGGAAGCTCGTCACCACGCTCTTCCAGACCACCGgccgcgcctcctccgacCTCGGCGCCGTCAACATCACCGCGGGAGGTTCTTCCTTAAGCTCAACCCTCGCAGTCGTCCGCTCACCCGCGCCGTTCCCGGCATCCAACGCGACAGTGCTCGGCTCCATCACGGCCGTCCCCTACAACCTGAGCGTGCTCTCCGTGTCCGGCCTAATCGTCCCCTCGGGGTTCTCCCTATCAGCCTCCGAGTCCCGCCCGGCGCCCGCCGTCAACATCACGCGAATCCTCTCCGACGCGAGGGGGTTCAACGTGGCGGCGTCGATGCTTGAAGCCTCGGGCGTGGCGGAGGAGTTCGAGGACGACGAGCGCGGGGCGGGGATCACGGTGTTCGTCCCCACCGACGACGCCTTCGCGTCCCTCCCCGCCGGGCCCGGGGACCGCCTCCAGTCCCTCCCGGCGGAACGCAAGGCCGTCGTGCTCCGCTACCACGTGCTCCACTCCTACTACCCGCTGGGGTCCCTGGAGTCCATCGTGAACCCGCTGCAGCCCACCCTGGCCACCGAGTTCAGCAGCCAGGCCGGGCGCTTCACGCTCAACATTACCAGAGCTAATGGCTCCGTAGCCATCGACACGGGCGTCGTCCAGGCGACGATTACCCGCACCGTGTTCGACCAGAACCCCGTCGCCGTGTTCGCCGTCTCCAAGGTGCTGTTACCCAAGGAGATGTTCACCAGAAGCACCGCCGACCCTGCCGACATTGTCGCTGCCGGCGTGGCCGCCATCGCGCcccctccgccggccgccggatcGATGCCGCCCGAGAGCGCGCGGACGCCGCCCACCAAGCTGTCTTCCCCGCCCGGAATgcgcggcggggacggcggcgggaacGGGAACCTCACGGCGTTGCCGTCGTCGGCGATggggaggagagcaaggaTTGGCTGGTGGTGTATAGCGCTGTTGTGTTGTTTCTag
- the LOC100841835 gene encoding protein ESMERALDA 1 isoform X1, with amino-acid sequence MQGQVYSRLGSFGAGTPSPPPPPSPVRAGGRRTPSKAGSARGSLEAAAGVGWAGAAKRAAWALLAALLRRQAVFLFAPLLYVAAMLLYMGSLPLDVVPRIIARSAPGSVYRSPQLYARLRAEMDADNYTDALATVWRQTYKGGVWRPCIHNMSKSLPESNGYIYVEANGGLNQQRTSICNAVAIAGFLNATLVIPNFHFHSIWKDPSKFSDIYDEEHFVKRLQNDVRVVDKVPDYIMERFGHNLSNVINFKIKAWSPIKYYKDVVLPKLVEERFIRISPFANRLSFDAPPVVQRLRCLANFEALKFSNPIATLSETLIARMKEKSVGSNGKYIAVHLRFEEDMVAFSCCVYDGGDEEKKEMDAAREIGWRGKFTKRGRVIRPGVIRMNGKCPLTPLEVGLMLRGMGFSNNTAIFLASGKIYRSEKTMAPLLEMFPLLQTKETLASDEELAPFENFSSRMAAIDYSVCAYSEVFVTTQGGNFPHFLMGHRRYLYGGHSKTIKPDKRRLAILFDNPRIGHPFSFLCRWKSLKRHLLNMRTHSDAKGVELKRPNESIYTFPCPDCMCRLNRTAHSKPIHPR; translated from the exons ATGCAGGGCCAGGTGTACAGCCGCCTGGGGAGCTTTGGCGcgggcacgccgtcgcctcccccGCCCCCGTCCCCGGTGCGGGCCGGGGGGAGGCGGACGCCGTCCAAGGCGGGCTCGGCCAGGGGATCCCTCGAAGCGGCGGCTGGGGTCGGgtgggccggcgccgccaagagggcggcgtgggcgctgCTCGCCGCGCTGCTGCGGAGGCAGGCCGTGTTCCTCTTCGCGCCGCTGCTGTACGTGGCGGCGATGCTGCTGTATATGGGCTCCCTCCCGCTCGACGTCGTGCCGCGGATCATCGCGCGCTCCGCGCCCGGCTCGGTGTACCGCAGCCCTCAGCTGTACGCGCGCCTCCGCGCCGAGATGGACGCCGACAACTACACCGACGCG TTAGCAACTGTATGGAGACAAACTTACAAAGGTGGTGTCTGGCGACCTTGCATACACAATATGTCAAAAA GTTTGCCTGAATCAAATGGCTATATATATGTGGAGGCAAATGGGGGTTTGAATCAACAAAGAACATCG ATATGCAATGCAGTTGCTATTGCTGGTTTTCTAAATGCCACTCTTGTTATCCCGAATTTCCATTTTCACAGCATTTGGAAGGATCCAAG CAAATTCAGTGACATTTATGATGAAGAACATTTTGTGAAACGACTACAGAATGATGTTCGCGTAGTTGACAAGGTACCTGACTATATAATGGAGCGTTTCGGTCACAATCTAAGCAACGTAATCAATTTCAAGATAAAAGCTTGGTCTCCTATTAAATACTACAAAGATGTTGTTCTTCCAAAGTTGGTTGAGGAAAG ATTCATCAGGATTTCTCCTTTTGCAAATCGACTCTCATTCGATGCCCCACCTGTTGTCCAACGGTTGAGATGCTTGGCGAATTTTGAAGCTTTAAAATTTTCGAACCCGATTGCTACTTTATCTGAGACCTTAATTGCTCgcatgaaagaaaaaagtgTTGGAAGCAATGGGAAATATATCGCAGTGCATCTCCGTTTTGAGGag GATATGGTTGCCTTTTCTTGTTGTGTCTATGATGGTGGtgacgaggagaagaaggaaatGGATGCAGCCAGAGAAATAGGTTGGAGAGGGAAGTTTACAAAGAGAGGACGGGTAATAAGACCAGGAGTTATACGAATGAATGGTAAATGTCCACTTACACCTCTGGAG GTTGGATTAATGCTTCGTGGAATGGGTTTCAGCAATAATACCGCGATTTTTTTGGCGTCTGGAAAGATTTACAGATCGGAGAAAACCATGGCGCCTCTTCTTGAAATGTTTCCTCTTCTGCAGACAAAAGAAACGCTAGCATCAGATGAGGAACTTGCTCCATTTGAG AATTTCTCCTCAAGGATGGCTGCTATCGACTATAGTGTTTGTGCCTATAGTGAAGTTTTCGTGACCACACAAGGTGGGAACTTCCCTCATTTTCTTATGGGACACAGAAGATACTTGTATGGTGGACATTCGAAGACAATTAAGCCAGACAAGAGAAGGCTGGCCATACTCTTTGATAACCCACGAATTGG TCAtcctttttcatttttatgCAGATGGAAGTCACTGAAACGACACTTGCTTAATATGAGAACGCACAGCGATGCCAAAGGAGTTGAGCTAAAAAGACCGAATGAATCCATATACACCTTTCCATGTCCTGACTGCATGTGCCGCTTGAACAGAACAGCACATTCGAAACCCATACACCCTAGATAG
- the LOC100841835 gene encoding protein ESMERALDA 1 isoform X2: MQGQVYSRLGSFGAGTPSPPPPPSPVRAGGRRTPSKAGSARGSLEAAAGVGWAGAAKRAAWALLAALLRRQAVFLFAPLLYVAAMLLYMGSLPLDVVPRIIARSAPGSVYRSPQLYARLRAEMDADNYTDALATVWRQTYKGGVWRPCIHNMSKSLPESNGYIYVEANGGLNQQRTSICNAVAIAGFLNATLVIPNFHFHSIWKDPSKFSDIYDEEHFVKRLQNDVRVVDKVPDYIMERFGHNLSNVINFKIKAWSPIKYYKDVVLPKLVEERISPFANRLSFDAPPVVQRLRCLANFEALKFSNPIATLSETLIARMKEKSVGSNGKYIAVHLRFEEDMVAFSCCVYDGGDEEKKEMDAAREIGWRGKFTKRGRVIRPGVIRMNGKCPLTPLEVGLMLRGMGFSNNTAIFLASGKIYRSEKTMAPLLEMFPLLQTKETLASDEELAPFENFSSRMAAIDYSVCAYSEVFVTTQGGNFPHFLMGHRRYLYGGHSKTIKPDKRRLAILFDNPRIGHPFSFLCRWKSLKRHLLNMRTHSDAKGVELKRPNESIYTFPCPDCMCRLNRTAHSKPIHPR; encoded by the exons ATGCAGGGCCAGGTGTACAGCCGCCTGGGGAGCTTTGGCGcgggcacgccgtcgcctcccccGCCCCCGTCCCCGGTGCGGGCCGGGGGGAGGCGGACGCCGTCCAAGGCGGGCTCGGCCAGGGGATCCCTCGAAGCGGCGGCTGGGGTCGGgtgggccggcgccgccaagagggcggcgtgggcgctgCTCGCCGCGCTGCTGCGGAGGCAGGCCGTGTTCCTCTTCGCGCCGCTGCTGTACGTGGCGGCGATGCTGCTGTATATGGGCTCCCTCCCGCTCGACGTCGTGCCGCGGATCATCGCGCGCTCCGCGCCCGGCTCGGTGTACCGCAGCCCTCAGCTGTACGCGCGCCTCCGCGCCGAGATGGACGCCGACAACTACACCGACGCG TTAGCAACTGTATGGAGACAAACTTACAAAGGTGGTGTCTGGCGACCTTGCATACACAATATGTCAAAAA GTTTGCCTGAATCAAATGGCTATATATATGTGGAGGCAAATGGGGGTTTGAATCAACAAAGAACATCG ATATGCAATGCAGTTGCTATTGCTGGTTTTCTAAATGCCACTCTTGTTATCCCGAATTTCCATTTTCACAGCATTTGGAAGGATCCAAG CAAATTCAGTGACATTTATGATGAAGAACATTTTGTGAAACGACTACAGAATGATGTTCGCGTAGTTGACAAGGTACCTGACTATATAATGGAGCGTTTCGGTCACAATCTAAGCAACGTAATCAATTTCAAGATAAAAGCTTGGTCTCCTATTAAATACTACAAAGATGTTGTTCTTCCAAAGTTGGTTGAGGAAAG GATTTCTCCTTTTGCAAATCGACTCTCATTCGATGCCCCACCTGTTGTCCAACGGTTGAGATGCTTGGCGAATTTTGAAGCTTTAAAATTTTCGAACCCGATTGCTACTTTATCTGAGACCTTAATTGCTCgcatgaaagaaaaaagtgTTGGAAGCAATGGGAAATATATCGCAGTGCATCTCCGTTTTGAGGag GATATGGTTGCCTTTTCTTGTTGTGTCTATGATGGTGGtgacgaggagaagaaggaaatGGATGCAGCCAGAGAAATAGGTTGGAGAGGGAAGTTTACAAAGAGAGGACGGGTAATAAGACCAGGAGTTATACGAATGAATGGTAAATGTCCACTTACACCTCTGGAG GTTGGATTAATGCTTCGTGGAATGGGTTTCAGCAATAATACCGCGATTTTTTTGGCGTCTGGAAAGATTTACAGATCGGAGAAAACCATGGCGCCTCTTCTTGAAATGTTTCCTCTTCTGCAGACAAAAGAAACGCTAGCATCAGATGAGGAACTTGCTCCATTTGAG AATTTCTCCTCAAGGATGGCTGCTATCGACTATAGTGTTTGTGCCTATAGTGAAGTTTTCGTGACCACACAAGGTGGGAACTTCCCTCATTTTCTTATGGGACACAGAAGATACTTGTATGGTGGACATTCGAAGACAATTAAGCCAGACAAGAGAAGGCTGGCCATACTCTTTGATAACCCACGAATTGG TCAtcctttttcatttttatgCAGATGGAAGTCACTGAAACGACACTTGCTTAATATGAGAACGCACAGCGATGCCAAAGGAGTTGAGCTAAAAAGACCGAATGAATCCATATACACCTTTCCATGTCCTGACTGCATGTGCCGCTTGAACAGAACAGCACATTCGAAACCCATACACCCTAGATAG
- the LOC100841835 gene encoding protein ESMERALDA 1 isoform X3, whose protein sequence is MQGQVYSRLGSFGAGTPSPPPPPSPVRAGGRRTPSKAGSARGSLEAAAGVGWAGAAKRAAWALLAALLRRQAVFLFAPLLYVAAMLLYMGSLPLDVVPRIIARSAPGSVYRSPQLYARLRAEMDADNYTDALATVWRQTYKGGVWRPCIHNMSKSLPESNGYIYVEANGGLNQQRTSICNAVAIAGFLNATLVIPNFHFHSIWKDPSKFSDIYDEEHFVKRLQNDVRVVDKVPDYIMERFGHNLSNVINFKIKAWSPIKYYKDVVLPKLVEERFIRISPFANRLSFDAPPVVQRLRCLANFEALKFSNPIATLSETLIARMKEKSVGSNGKYIAVHLRFEEDMVAFSCCVYDGGDEEKKEMDAAREIGWRGKFTKRGRVIRPGVIRMNGKCPLTPLEVGLMLRGMGFSNNTAIFLASGKIYRSEKTMAPLLEMFPLLQTKETLASDEELAPFENFSSRMAAIDYSVCAYSEVFVTTQGGNFPHFLMGHRRYLYGGHSKTIKPDKRRLAILFDNPRIGWKSLKRHLLNMRTHSDAKGVELKRPNESIYTFPCPDCMCRLNRTAHSKPIHPR, encoded by the exons ATGCAGGGCCAGGTGTACAGCCGCCTGGGGAGCTTTGGCGcgggcacgccgtcgcctcccccGCCCCCGTCCCCGGTGCGGGCCGGGGGGAGGCGGACGCCGTCCAAGGCGGGCTCGGCCAGGGGATCCCTCGAAGCGGCGGCTGGGGTCGGgtgggccggcgccgccaagagggcggcgtgggcgctgCTCGCCGCGCTGCTGCGGAGGCAGGCCGTGTTCCTCTTCGCGCCGCTGCTGTACGTGGCGGCGATGCTGCTGTATATGGGCTCCCTCCCGCTCGACGTCGTGCCGCGGATCATCGCGCGCTCCGCGCCCGGCTCGGTGTACCGCAGCCCTCAGCTGTACGCGCGCCTCCGCGCCGAGATGGACGCCGACAACTACACCGACGCG TTAGCAACTGTATGGAGACAAACTTACAAAGGTGGTGTCTGGCGACCTTGCATACACAATATGTCAAAAA GTTTGCCTGAATCAAATGGCTATATATATGTGGAGGCAAATGGGGGTTTGAATCAACAAAGAACATCG ATATGCAATGCAGTTGCTATTGCTGGTTTTCTAAATGCCACTCTTGTTATCCCGAATTTCCATTTTCACAGCATTTGGAAGGATCCAAG CAAATTCAGTGACATTTATGATGAAGAACATTTTGTGAAACGACTACAGAATGATGTTCGCGTAGTTGACAAGGTACCTGACTATATAATGGAGCGTTTCGGTCACAATCTAAGCAACGTAATCAATTTCAAGATAAAAGCTTGGTCTCCTATTAAATACTACAAAGATGTTGTTCTTCCAAAGTTGGTTGAGGAAAG ATTCATCAGGATTTCTCCTTTTGCAAATCGACTCTCATTCGATGCCCCACCTGTTGTCCAACGGTTGAGATGCTTGGCGAATTTTGAAGCTTTAAAATTTTCGAACCCGATTGCTACTTTATCTGAGACCTTAATTGCTCgcatgaaagaaaaaagtgTTGGAAGCAATGGGAAATATATCGCAGTGCATCTCCGTTTTGAGGag GATATGGTTGCCTTTTCTTGTTGTGTCTATGATGGTGGtgacgaggagaagaaggaaatGGATGCAGCCAGAGAAATAGGTTGGAGAGGGAAGTTTACAAAGAGAGGACGGGTAATAAGACCAGGAGTTATACGAATGAATGGTAAATGTCCACTTACACCTCTGGAG GTTGGATTAATGCTTCGTGGAATGGGTTTCAGCAATAATACCGCGATTTTTTTGGCGTCTGGAAAGATTTACAGATCGGAGAAAACCATGGCGCCTCTTCTTGAAATGTTTCCTCTTCTGCAGACAAAAGAAACGCTAGCATCAGATGAGGAACTTGCTCCATTTGAG AATTTCTCCTCAAGGATGGCTGCTATCGACTATAGTGTTTGTGCCTATAGTGAAGTTTTCGTGACCACACAAGGTGGGAACTTCCCTCATTTTCTTATGGGACACAGAAGATACTTGTATGGTGGACATTCGAAGACAATTAAGCCAGACAAGAGAAGGCTGGCCATACTCTTTGATAACCCACGAATTGG ATGGAAGTCACTGAAACGACACTTGCTTAATATGAGAACGCACAGCGATGCCAAAGGAGTTGAGCTAAAAAGACCGAATGAATCCATATACACCTTTCCATGTCCTGACTGCATGTGCCGCTTGAACAGAACAGCACATTCGAAACCCATACACCCTAGATAG